In a single window of the Heliangelus exortis chromosome 1, bHelExo1.hap1, whole genome shotgun sequence genome:
- the LOC139792975 gene encoding NEDD4-binding protein 2-like 2 isoform X13, whose product MLQAESKVRLLECQDEITVEPSSKKLKSTDRACEKVSDYANQDIQEEMDAERTSNDLVPVYVSDNQGQHEMQKQEKMPTGVLGTLSEVLPENNLVLSLPIDAEIVQNVNPAFSSVNYAKVEDNKGRSITNNAGEDSNKNSNISSSLNRNASDEEFFTSKEFIGPIYKPAKSNEQDKSGSSNECGSSGVDQDELHEKKAKRKEAKKLHTVSSVVPKMDDELDQFYKEINQLENESLDTAFQEKEIETSQEQYSLPNFSQTSQEDHQHVLLGSPQPFHKNGQCFSGEQKTEKTSNEQQFLVEASGWKTENTFNGQVDSSVPEFRPAWQSAESFILPQGPLAPRVNHQSHFLVLNSPPQKTNALPSHSAELLHKNYNGYHGNINTNNHSLLFDQSANCEDIHTTQIFRNGNNDPSRLQNNYQNGLQRNGFCEAREECWNDPKADNTEGMQGFSSMQLPKERFRCSQKWLLILRGLPGSGKSTLSRTLLGQSCDGIVLSTDDYFRQQDGYTYNAAHLGDAHDWNQKRAKEAMEQGKSPVIIDNTNTQAWEMKPYVQVALEKGYRVEFYEPDTWWKFDPEELEKRNKHGVTREKIAQMMERYEYQISIPIVMNSVVPPHKNNQRPPLQRRHRWGGSTDSLDSFSISTNQ is encoded by the exons atgcTTCAAGCTGAAAGTAAAGTAAGGCTCTTGGAGTGTCAGGATGAAATCACGGTGGAACCATCTTCTAAAAAACTGAAATCCACAGACAGGGCTTGTGAGAAAGTCTCTGATTATGCTAACCAGGATATTCAAGAGGAAATGGACGCTGAGAGAACATCAAATGATTTGGTACCAGTGTATGTCTCAGATAACCAAGGGCAACATGAAATGcagaagcaagagaaaatgCCTACTGGTGTCTTAGGAACACTGAGTGAAGTTCTCCCTGAAAATAATCTAGTGCTTAGTCTGCCAATTGATGCAGAAATTGTGCAGAATGTAAATCCTGCATTTTCATCAGTAAATTATGCTAAAGTGGAAGACAATAAAGGCCGTTCAATTACAAATAATGCTGGTGAAGATAGTAATAAAAATAGCAATATATCATCATCATTAAATAGAAATGCATCAGATGAGGAGTTTTTTACAAGCAAAGAATTTATTGGACCCATTTACAAACCTGCCAAAAGCAATGAACAGGACAAATCTGGGAGTAGCAATGAATGTGGAAGCAGTGGGGTTGATCAGGATGAATTGCATGAAAAGAAAGCTAAAAGAAAGGAGGCAAAGAAGTTGCATACTGTTTCTTCTGTGGTACCAAAAATGGATGATGAACTAGACCagttttataaagaaattaacCAGCTGGAAAATGAAAGTTTAGATActgcttttcaggaaaaagaaatagaaacttCTCAGGAACAATATTCTCTACCTAACTTTAGTCAAACCTCACAAGAGGACCATCAACATGTATTGTTGGGCAGCCCACAACCATTTCATAAGAATGGACAGTGTTTCTCAGGGgaacagaaaactgagaaaacaagCAATGAGCAGCAGTTTCTTGTAGAAGCAAGTGGCTGGAAGACTGAAAATACCTTCAATGGACAAGTAGATTCCTCAGTGCCTGAATTCAGACCTGCTTGGCAGTCAGCAGAGTCTTTCATACTACCTCAGGGCCCTCTTGCTCCTAGAGTCAACCATCAGTCACATTTTCTGGTACTTAATTCTccaccacaaaaaacaaatgcTCTCCCTTCTCACAGTGCTGAGCTTTTGCACAAAAATTATAATGGTTACCATGGAAATATTAATACCAACAACCATAGTCTATTGTTTGATCAAAGTGCCAACTGTGAGGATATCCATACTACTCAGAtcttcagaaatggaaataatgacCCGAGCAGACTCCAAAATAATTACCAGAATGGACTCCAACGTAATGGTTTCTGTGAAGCCAGAGAAGAGTGTTGGAATGATCCAAAAGCTGACAATACAGAAGGAATGCAGGGCTTTTCTTCCATGCAGTTACCTAAAGAAAGATTCAGGTGCTCACAGAAATGGCTCCTAATCTTAAGAGGTCTGCCTGGTTCAGGGAAATCGACACTTTCTCG TACTCTGCTTGGTCAAAGTTGTGATGGCATTGTACTCAGCACTGATGATTATTTTCGTCAGCAAGATGGATATACATACAATGCTGCTCACCTTGGTGATGCCCATGACTGGAACCAGAAGAGAG caaaagaagcaatGGAGCAGGGAAAATCTCCAGTGATAATAGACAACACTAACACTCAAGCCTGGGAAATGAAGCCATATGTGCAAGTG GCTCTAGAAAAGGGGTACAGAGTGGAGTTCTATGAGCCAGATACTTGGTGGAAGTTTGATCCTGAAGAATTAGAAAA gaGGAATAAACATGGGGTCACTCGTGAGAAGATTGCTCAGATGATGGAACGATACGAGTATCAAATATCCATACCTATTGTCATGAATTCAGTGGTACCTCCCCACAAAAACAATCAAAGGCCACCTCTGCAGCGAAGACATAGGTGGGGAGGCAGTACAGACTCTTTGGATTCTTTCAGTATTTCCACTAACCAATAA
- the LOC139792975 gene encoding NEDD4-binding protein 2-like 2 isoform X14: MLQAESKVRLLECQDEITVEPSSKKLKSTDRACEKVSDYANQDIQEEMDAERTSNDLVPVYVSDNQGQHEMQKQEKMPTGVLGTLSEVLPENNLVLSLPIDAEIVQNVNPAFSSVNYAKVEDNKGRSITNNAGEDSNKNSNISSSLNRNASDEEFFTSKEFIGPIYKPAKSNEQDKSGSSNECGSSGVDQDELHEKKAKRKEAKKLHTVSSVVPKMDDELDQFYKEINQLENESLDTAFQEKEIETSQEQYSLPNFSQTSQEDHQHVLLGSPQPFHKNGQCFSGEQKTEKTSNEQQFLVEASGWKTENTFNGQVDSSVPEFRPAWQSAESFILPQGPLAPRVNHQSHFLVLNSPPQKTNALPSHSAELLHKNYNGYHGNINTNNHSLLFDQSANCEDIHTTQIFRNGNNDPSRLQNNYQNGLQRNGFCEAREECWNDPKADNTEGMQGFSSMQLPKERFRCSQKWLLILRGLPGSGKSTLSRTLLGQSCDGIVLSTDDYFRQQDGYTYNAAHLGDAHDWNQKRAKEAMEQGKSPVIIDNTNTQAWEMKPYVQVALEKGYRVEFYEPDTWWKFDPEELEKRNKHGVTREKIAQMMERYEYQISIPIVMNSVVPPHKNNQRPPLQRRHSSFYFHIGRQF; encoded by the exons atgcTTCAAGCTGAAAGTAAAGTAAGGCTCTTGGAGTGTCAGGATGAAATCACGGTGGAACCATCTTCTAAAAAACTGAAATCCACAGACAGGGCTTGTGAGAAAGTCTCTGATTATGCTAACCAGGATATTCAAGAGGAAATGGACGCTGAGAGAACATCAAATGATTTGGTACCAGTGTATGTCTCAGATAACCAAGGGCAACATGAAATGcagaagcaagagaaaatgCCTACTGGTGTCTTAGGAACACTGAGTGAAGTTCTCCCTGAAAATAATCTAGTGCTTAGTCTGCCAATTGATGCAGAAATTGTGCAGAATGTAAATCCTGCATTTTCATCAGTAAATTATGCTAAAGTGGAAGACAATAAAGGCCGTTCAATTACAAATAATGCTGGTGAAGATAGTAATAAAAATAGCAATATATCATCATCATTAAATAGAAATGCATCAGATGAGGAGTTTTTTACAAGCAAAGAATTTATTGGACCCATTTACAAACCTGCCAAAAGCAATGAACAGGACAAATCTGGGAGTAGCAATGAATGTGGAAGCAGTGGGGTTGATCAGGATGAATTGCATGAAAAGAAAGCTAAAAGAAAGGAGGCAAAGAAGTTGCATACTGTTTCTTCTGTGGTACCAAAAATGGATGATGAACTAGACCagttttataaagaaattaacCAGCTGGAAAATGAAAGTTTAGATActgcttttcaggaaaaagaaatagaaacttCTCAGGAACAATATTCTCTACCTAACTTTAGTCAAACCTCACAAGAGGACCATCAACATGTATTGTTGGGCAGCCCACAACCATTTCATAAGAATGGACAGTGTTTCTCAGGGgaacagaaaactgagaaaacaagCAATGAGCAGCAGTTTCTTGTAGAAGCAAGTGGCTGGAAGACTGAAAATACCTTCAATGGACAAGTAGATTCCTCAGTGCCTGAATTCAGACCTGCTTGGCAGTCAGCAGAGTCTTTCATACTACCTCAGGGCCCTCTTGCTCCTAGAGTCAACCATCAGTCACATTTTCTGGTACTTAATTCTccaccacaaaaaacaaatgcTCTCCCTTCTCACAGTGCTGAGCTTTTGCACAAAAATTATAATGGTTACCATGGAAATATTAATACCAACAACCATAGTCTATTGTTTGATCAAAGTGCCAACTGTGAGGATATCCATACTACTCAGAtcttcagaaatggaaataatgacCCGAGCAGACTCCAAAATAATTACCAGAATGGACTCCAACGTAATGGTTTCTGTGAAGCCAGAGAAGAGTGTTGGAATGATCCAAAAGCTGACAATACAGAAGGAATGCAGGGCTTTTCTTCCATGCAGTTACCTAAAGAAAGATTCAGGTGCTCACAGAAATGGCTCCTAATCTTAAGAGGTCTGCCTGGTTCAGGGAAATCGACACTTTCTCG TACTCTGCTTGGTCAAAGTTGTGATGGCATTGTACTCAGCACTGATGATTATTTTCGTCAGCAAGATGGATATACATACAATGCTGCTCACCTTGGTGATGCCCATGACTGGAACCAGAAGAGAG caaaagaagcaatGGAGCAGGGAAAATCTCCAGTGATAATAGACAACACTAACACTCAAGCCTGGGAAATGAAGCCATATGTGCAAGTG GCTCTAGAAAAGGGGTACAGAGTGGAGTTCTATGAGCCAGATACTTGGTGGAAGTTTGATCCTGAAGAATTAGAAAA gaGGAATAAACATGGGGTCACTCGTGAGAAGATTGCTCAGATGATGGAACGATACGAGTATCAAATATCCATACCTATTGTCATGAATTCAGTGGTACCTCCCCACAAAAACAATCAAAGGCCACCTCTGCAGCGAAGACATAG
- the LOC139792975 gene encoding NEDD4-binding protein 2-like 2 isoform X12 gives MLQAESKVRLLECQDEITVEPSSKKLKSTDRACEKVSDYANQDIQEEMDAERTSNDLVPVYVSDNQGQHEMQKQEKMPTGVLGTLSEVLPENNLVLSLPIDAEIVQNVNPAFSSVNYAKVEDNKGRSITNNAGEDSNKNSNISSSLNRNASDEEFFTSKEFIGPIYKPAKSNEQDKSGSSNECGSSGVDQDELHEKKAKRKEAKKLHTVSSVVPKMDDELDQFYKEINQLENESLDTAFQEKEIETSQEQYSLPNFSQTSQEDHQHVLLGSPQPFHKNGQCFSGEQKTEKTSNEQQFLVEASGWKTENTFNGQVDSSVPEFRPAWQSAESFILPQGPLAPRVNHQSHFLVLNSPPQKTNALPSHSAELLHKNYNGYHGNINTNNHSLLFDQSANCEDIHTTQIFRNGNNDPSRLQNNYQNGLQRNGFCEAREECWNDPKADNTEGMQGFSSMQLPKERFRCSQKWLLILRGLPGSGKSTLSRTLLGQSCDGIVLSTDDYFRQQDGYTYNAAHLGDAHDWNQKRAKEAMEQGKSPVIIDNTNTQAWEMKPYVQVALEKGYRVEFYEPDTWWKFDPEELEKRNKHGVTREKIAQMMERYEYQISIPIVMNSVVPPHKNNQRPPLQRRHRIFSFVLYKVPTGRKSCRKAKNYRKRAELCSFYFHIGRQF, from the exons atgcTTCAAGCTGAAAGTAAAGTAAGGCTCTTGGAGTGTCAGGATGAAATCACGGTGGAACCATCTTCTAAAAAACTGAAATCCACAGACAGGGCTTGTGAGAAAGTCTCTGATTATGCTAACCAGGATATTCAAGAGGAAATGGACGCTGAGAGAACATCAAATGATTTGGTACCAGTGTATGTCTCAGATAACCAAGGGCAACATGAAATGcagaagcaagagaaaatgCCTACTGGTGTCTTAGGAACACTGAGTGAAGTTCTCCCTGAAAATAATCTAGTGCTTAGTCTGCCAATTGATGCAGAAATTGTGCAGAATGTAAATCCTGCATTTTCATCAGTAAATTATGCTAAAGTGGAAGACAATAAAGGCCGTTCAATTACAAATAATGCTGGTGAAGATAGTAATAAAAATAGCAATATATCATCATCATTAAATAGAAATGCATCAGATGAGGAGTTTTTTACAAGCAAAGAATTTATTGGACCCATTTACAAACCTGCCAAAAGCAATGAACAGGACAAATCTGGGAGTAGCAATGAATGTGGAAGCAGTGGGGTTGATCAGGATGAATTGCATGAAAAGAAAGCTAAAAGAAAGGAGGCAAAGAAGTTGCATACTGTTTCTTCTGTGGTACCAAAAATGGATGATGAACTAGACCagttttataaagaaattaacCAGCTGGAAAATGAAAGTTTAGATActgcttttcaggaaaaagaaatagaaacttCTCAGGAACAATATTCTCTACCTAACTTTAGTCAAACCTCACAAGAGGACCATCAACATGTATTGTTGGGCAGCCCACAACCATTTCATAAGAATGGACAGTGTTTCTCAGGGgaacagaaaactgagaaaacaagCAATGAGCAGCAGTTTCTTGTAGAAGCAAGTGGCTGGAAGACTGAAAATACCTTCAATGGACAAGTAGATTCCTCAGTGCCTGAATTCAGACCTGCTTGGCAGTCAGCAGAGTCTTTCATACTACCTCAGGGCCCTCTTGCTCCTAGAGTCAACCATCAGTCACATTTTCTGGTACTTAATTCTccaccacaaaaaacaaatgcTCTCCCTTCTCACAGTGCTGAGCTTTTGCACAAAAATTATAATGGTTACCATGGAAATATTAATACCAACAACCATAGTCTATTGTTTGATCAAAGTGCCAACTGTGAGGATATCCATACTACTCAGAtcttcagaaatggaaataatgacCCGAGCAGACTCCAAAATAATTACCAGAATGGACTCCAACGTAATGGTTTCTGTGAAGCCAGAGAAGAGTGTTGGAATGATCCAAAAGCTGACAATACAGAAGGAATGCAGGGCTTTTCTTCCATGCAGTTACCTAAAGAAAGATTCAGGTGCTCACAGAAATGGCTCCTAATCTTAAGAGGTCTGCCTGGTTCAGGGAAATCGACACTTTCTCG TACTCTGCTTGGTCAAAGTTGTGATGGCATTGTACTCAGCACTGATGATTATTTTCGTCAGCAAGATGGATATACATACAATGCTGCTCACCTTGGTGATGCCCATGACTGGAACCAGAAGAGAG caaaagaagcaatGGAGCAGGGAAAATCTCCAGTGATAATAGACAACACTAACACTCAAGCCTGGGAAATGAAGCCATATGTGCAAGTG GCTCTAGAAAAGGGGTACAGAGTGGAGTTCTATGAGCCAGATACTTGGTGGAAGTTTGATCCTGAAGAATTAGAAAA gaGGAATAAACATGGGGTCACTCGTGAGAAGATTGCTCAGATGATGGAACGATACGAGTATCAAATATCCATACCTATTGTCATGAATTCAGTGGTACCTCCCCACAAAAACAATCAAAGGCCACCTCTGCAGCGAAGACATAG
- the LOC139792975 gene encoding NEDD4-binding protein 2-like 2 isoform X15, translating to MLQAESKVRLLECQDEITVEPSSKKLKSTDRACEKVSDYANQDIQEEMDAERTSNDLVPVYVSDNQGQHEMQKQEKMPTGVLGTLSEVLPENNLVLSLPIDAEIVQNVNPAFSSVNYAKVEDNKGRSITNNAGEDSNKNSNISSSLNRNASDEEFFTSKEFIGPIYKPAKSNEQDKSGSSNECGSSGVDQDELHEKKAKRKEAKKLHTVSSVVPKMDDELDQFYKEINQLENESLDTAFQEKEIETSQEQYSLPNFSQTSQEDHQHVLLGSPQPFHKNGQCFSGEQKTEKTSNEQQFLVEASGWKTENTFNGQVDSSVPEFRPAWQSAESFILPQGPLAPRVNHQSHFLVLNSPPQKTNALPSHSAELLHKNYNGYHGNINTNNHSLLFDQSANCEDIHTTQIFRNGNNDPSRLQNNYQNGLQRNGFCEAREECWNDPKADNTEGMQGFSSMQLPKERFRCSQKWLLILRGLPGSGKSTLSRTLLGQSCDGIVLSTDDYFRQQDGYTYNAAHLGDAHDWNQKRAKEAMEQGKSPVIIDNTNTQAWEMKPYVQVGDNFKQP from the exons atgcTTCAAGCTGAAAGTAAAGTAAGGCTCTTGGAGTGTCAGGATGAAATCACGGTGGAACCATCTTCTAAAAAACTGAAATCCACAGACAGGGCTTGTGAGAAAGTCTCTGATTATGCTAACCAGGATATTCAAGAGGAAATGGACGCTGAGAGAACATCAAATGATTTGGTACCAGTGTATGTCTCAGATAACCAAGGGCAACATGAAATGcagaagcaagagaaaatgCCTACTGGTGTCTTAGGAACACTGAGTGAAGTTCTCCCTGAAAATAATCTAGTGCTTAGTCTGCCAATTGATGCAGAAATTGTGCAGAATGTAAATCCTGCATTTTCATCAGTAAATTATGCTAAAGTGGAAGACAATAAAGGCCGTTCAATTACAAATAATGCTGGTGAAGATAGTAATAAAAATAGCAATATATCATCATCATTAAATAGAAATGCATCAGATGAGGAGTTTTTTACAAGCAAAGAATTTATTGGACCCATTTACAAACCTGCCAAAAGCAATGAACAGGACAAATCTGGGAGTAGCAATGAATGTGGAAGCAGTGGGGTTGATCAGGATGAATTGCATGAAAAGAAAGCTAAAAGAAAGGAGGCAAAGAAGTTGCATACTGTTTCTTCTGTGGTACCAAAAATGGATGATGAACTAGACCagttttataaagaaattaacCAGCTGGAAAATGAAAGTTTAGATActgcttttcaggaaaaagaaatagaaacttCTCAGGAACAATATTCTCTACCTAACTTTAGTCAAACCTCACAAGAGGACCATCAACATGTATTGTTGGGCAGCCCACAACCATTTCATAAGAATGGACAGTGTTTCTCAGGGgaacagaaaactgagaaaacaagCAATGAGCAGCAGTTTCTTGTAGAAGCAAGTGGCTGGAAGACTGAAAATACCTTCAATGGACAAGTAGATTCCTCAGTGCCTGAATTCAGACCTGCTTGGCAGTCAGCAGAGTCTTTCATACTACCTCAGGGCCCTCTTGCTCCTAGAGTCAACCATCAGTCACATTTTCTGGTACTTAATTCTccaccacaaaaaacaaatgcTCTCCCTTCTCACAGTGCTGAGCTTTTGCACAAAAATTATAATGGTTACCATGGAAATATTAATACCAACAACCATAGTCTATTGTTTGATCAAAGTGCCAACTGTGAGGATATCCATACTACTCAGAtcttcagaaatggaaataatgacCCGAGCAGACTCCAAAATAATTACCAGAATGGACTCCAACGTAATGGTTTCTGTGAAGCCAGAGAAGAGTGTTGGAATGATCCAAAAGCTGACAATACAGAAGGAATGCAGGGCTTTTCTTCCATGCAGTTACCTAAAGAAAGATTCAGGTGCTCACAGAAATGGCTCCTAATCTTAAGAGGTCTGCCTGGTTCAGGGAAATCGACACTTTCTCG TACTCTGCTTGGTCAAAGTTGTGATGGCATTGTACTCAGCACTGATGATTATTTTCGTCAGCAAGATGGATATACATACAATGCTGCTCACCTTGGTGATGCCCATGACTGGAACCAGAAGAGAG caaaagaagcaatGGAGCAGGGAAAATCTCCAGTGATAATAGACAACACTAACACTCAAGCCTGGGAAATGAAGCCATATGTGCAAGTG
- the LOC139792975 gene encoding NEDD4-binding protein 2-like 2 isoform X16, translating to MLQAESKVRLLECQDEITVEPSSKKLKSTDRACEKVSDYANQDIQEEMDAERTSNDLVPVYVSDNQGQHEMQKQEKMPTGVLGTLSEVLPENNLVLSLPIDAEIVQNVNPAFSSVNYAKVEDNKGRSITNNAGEDSNKNSNISSSLNRNASDEEFFTSKEFIGPIYKPAKSNEQDKSGSSNECGSSGVDQDELHEKKAKRKEAKKLHTVSSVVPKMDDELDQFYKEINQLENESLDTAFQEKEIETSQEQYSLPNFSQTSQEDHQHVLLGSPQPFHKNGQCFSGEQKTEKTSNEQQFLVEASGWKTENTFNGQVDSSVPEFRPAWQSAESFILPQGPLAPRVNHQSHFLVLNSPPQKTNALPSHSAELLHKNYNGYHGNINTNNHSLLFDQSANCEDIHTTQIFRNGNNDPSRLQNNYQNGLQRNGFCEAREECWNDPKADNTEGMQGFSSMQLPKERFRCSQKWLLILRGLPGSGKSTLSRTLLGQSCDGIVLSTDDYFRQQDGYTYNAAHLGDAHDWNQKRAKEAMEQGKSPVIIDNTNTQAWEMKPYVQVEE from the exons atgcTTCAAGCTGAAAGTAAAGTAAGGCTCTTGGAGTGTCAGGATGAAATCACGGTGGAACCATCTTCTAAAAAACTGAAATCCACAGACAGGGCTTGTGAGAAAGTCTCTGATTATGCTAACCAGGATATTCAAGAGGAAATGGACGCTGAGAGAACATCAAATGATTTGGTACCAGTGTATGTCTCAGATAACCAAGGGCAACATGAAATGcagaagcaagagaaaatgCCTACTGGTGTCTTAGGAACACTGAGTGAAGTTCTCCCTGAAAATAATCTAGTGCTTAGTCTGCCAATTGATGCAGAAATTGTGCAGAATGTAAATCCTGCATTTTCATCAGTAAATTATGCTAAAGTGGAAGACAATAAAGGCCGTTCAATTACAAATAATGCTGGTGAAGATAGTAATAAAAATAGCAATATATCATCATCATTAAATAGAAATGCATCAGATGAGGAGTTTTTTACAAGCAAAGAATTTATTGGACCCATTTACAAACCTGCCAAAAGCAATGAACAGGACAAATCTGGGAGTAGCAATGAATGTGGAAGCAGTGGGGTTGATCAGGATGAATTGCATGAAAAGAAAGCTAAAAGAAAGGAGGCAAAGAAGTTGCATACTGTTTCTTCTGTGGTACCAAAAATGGATGATGAACTAGACCagttttataaagaaattaacCAGCTGGAAAATGAAAGTTTAGATActgcttttcaggaaaaagaaatagaaacttCTCAGGAACAATATTCTCTACCTAACTTTAGTCAAACCTCACAAGAGGACCATCAACATGTATTGTTGGGCAGCCCACAACCATTTCATAAGAATGGACAGTGTTTCTCAGGGgaacagaaaactgagaaaacaagCAATGAGCAGCAGTTTCTTGTAGAAGCAAGTGGCTGGAAGACTGAAAATACCTTCAATGGACAAGTAGATTCCTCAGTGCCTGAATTCAGACCTGCTTGGCAGTCAGCAGAGTCTTTCATACTACCTCAGGGCCCTCTTGCTCCTAGAGTCAACCATCAGTCACATTTTCTGGTACTTAATTCTccaccacaaaaaacaaatgcTCTCCCTTCTCACAGTGCTGAGCTTTTGCACAAAAATTATAATGGTTACCATGGAAATATTAATACCAACAACCATAGTCTATTGTTTGATCAAAGTGCCAACTGTGAGGATATCCATACTACTCAGAtcttcagaaatggaaataatgacCCGAGCAGACTCCAAAATAATTACCAGAATGGACTCCAACGTAATGGTTTCTGTGAAGCCAGAGAAGAGTGTTGGAATGATCCAAAAGCTGACAATACAGAAGGAATGCAGGGCTTTTCTTCCATGCAGTTACCTAAAGAAAGATTCAGGTGCTCACAGAAATGGCTCCTAATCTTAAGAGGTCTGCCTGGTTCAGGGAAATCGACACTTTCTCG TACTCTGCTTGGTCAAAGTTGTGATGGCATTGTACTCAGCACTGATGATTATTTTCGTCAGCAAGATGGATATACATACAATGCTGCTCACCTTGGTGATGCCCATGACTGGAACCAGAAGAGAG caaaagaagcaatGGAGCAGGGAAAATCTCCAGTGATAATAGACAACACTAACACTCAAGCCTGGGAAATGAAGCCATATGTGCAAGTG gaGGAATAA